A stretch of the Enoplosus armatus isolate fEnoArm2 chromosome 13, fEnoArm2.hap1, whole genome shotgun sequence genome encodes the following:
- the rb1 gene encoding retinoblastoma-associated protein isoform X5 — protein MPPKKRNSGTTQSKELKPSAESGSPDKKESPELSVKKHRDKDAEFVTLCKSLHVTDPVCDRAWTLGKTVQESMDEVDSQRMLWGACLFVSATDMDVACFTLTQVLKAVNLNVKQFLALVRKLDVNLDTISTKVNSALTRLEKKYDVTLALYQRFEKTCKKIFALASDGKERETMRSCWTMFLLAKGRALQMEDDLVISFQLLLCTLELCIKRCPPDLLQPLYKSAISKVQSPPTRTSRRNQSKAKARPLEPEVDLQLLKTLCKENECNAEEVKNVYQTSFSAFLDSLDLSRSPDFPQVNDLNQQYEEHYLKSRDVDGRLFFDEDETVLPPKVEISQVERTPKKNLPDEDTVLIPPQTPIRAAMNSIQQLRGDLTSSGDQPSTNLATYFKNCTVDPTQDVLKRLETLGQAFSQKFGEAVGPRCVVLGRQRFTLGVRLYYKVMEAMLKSEEKRLSVQNFSKLLNDSTFHTSLLACALEVVMATYGESSFKTGGYNYGGGCDPAETNVCFPWILDVVNLAAFDFYKVIESFIKVDPTLSKDIVKHLETCENLIMERIAWRTGSPLFELLKQEHEGGAAEQVETPASFNQPLQHNHTAADLYLSPMRPGLRPPTQPAGQTPRLPKSNSLSLFYKKLYRLAYTRLKILCSYLLSSHPELEPIIWTLFQHTLQHEQELMRDRHLDQLMMSAMYAICKVKSVDLRFKTIVTAYKNMPNTNQETFKHVLITEGHYDSIIIFYNQVFMQRLKTNILQYASTRPPTLSPIPQIPRSPYKFPNSPLRVPGSNNVYISPLKSPRMSPGIMTPRSRMLVSIGESFGLSNRFQKINQMVNSSDRSFKRTLDLCTTPKPLKRLRFDVDGQDEADGSKSGGDSTLIQKLAEMSSTRSRMQEQKMKEDAESRKE, from the exons ATGCCACCTAAAAAGCGAAACTCTGGGACGACACAGAGCAAGGAGCTGAAGCCCAGTGCTGAAAGTGGCTCTCCAGACAAGAAGGAGAGTCCTGAGTTATCTGTTAAAAA ACACAGAGACAAGGATGCTGAGTTTGTGACCCTGTGTAAGAGCCTTCATGTGACAGACCCGGTGTGTGACCGTGCCTGGACGCTGGGGAAAACAGTTCAAGAGTCCATGGATGAAGTc gacAGTCAGAGAATGCTGTGGGGggcttgtctgtttgtgtcagcGACAGACATGGATGTCGCCTGTTTCACCTTAACTCAGGTTCTGAAAGCAGTCAATCTGAA CGTAAAGCAGTTTTTAGCTCTGGTGAGGAAGTTGGATGTGAACTTGGACACTATAAGCACCAAGGTGAATTCAGCACTGACGCGGTTGGAGAAGAAGTATGACGTGACGCTGGCTCTCTACCAGAGGTTTGAGAA aaCATGCAAGAAGATATTTGCTTTGGCTTCAGATGGCAA GGAGAGGGAGACCATGCGGAGCTGCTGGACAATGTTTCTTTTGGCCAAAG gaAGGGCCCTGCAGATGGAGGATGACCTGGTCATATCATTCCAGTTGCTGCTTTGTACGCTGGAGTTATGCATCAAGCGCTGCCCTCCAGACCTTCTGCAGCCTCTTTACA aatCAGCTATCAGCAAAGTTCAGAGCCCTCCGACACGAACATCTCGTCGCAACCAGAGCAAAGCCAAAGCCCGACCTCTGGAGCCAGAGGTGGACTTGCAGCTTCTCAAAACCTTGTGCAAAGAGAATGAATGCAATGCTGAAGAG GTGAAGAATGTATACCAGACCAGCTTCTCTGCTTTCCTGGACTCACTGGATCTTTCGAGATCTCCAGATTTTCCTcag GTGAATGACCTCAACCAGCAATATGAAGAGCACTACCTCAAGAGTAGAGACGTTGATGGACGGCTGTTTTTTGATGAAGATGAGACTGTTCTTCCGCCTAAAGTCGAGAT ATCACAGGTGGAGAGAACGCCAAAGAAGAACCTGCCAGATGAAGATACTGTACTTATCCCTCCCCAGACTCCAATCAG AGCTGCCATGAACTCCATTCAGCAGTTGAGGGGTGATCTCACCTCCAGTGGGGACCAGCCATCTACTAACCTGGCTACATATTTCAAA AATTGCACCGTGGACCCGACGCAGGACGTGCTGAAGCGCTTGGAGACACTCGGACAGGCGTTCAGCCAAAAGTTTGGCGAGGCAGTCGGCCCCCGCTGCGTGGTTCTTGGCAGACAG AGATTTACCCTCGGTGTCAGACTGTATTACAAAGTCATGGAGGCGATGCTGAAATCg gAAGAGAAGCGGCTGTCAGTGCAAAATTTCAG TAAACTCCTCAATGACTCCACATTCCACACGTCACTTTTGGCCTGCGCTTTGGAGGTGGTCATGGCAACGTATGGAG AGAGCAGTTTTAAGACTGGAGGATACAACTATGGTGGTGGTTGTGACCCAGCAGAAACAAACGTGTGTTTCCCCTGGATACTGGATGTAGTCAACCTCGCCGCCTTTGACTTCTACAAAGTCATCGAGAGCTTCATCAAGGTTGACCCCACTCTGAGCAAAGACATCGTCAAGCATCTGGAGACCTGCGAGAACCTCATCATGGAGAGGATTGCATGGAGGACG GGCTCCCCGCTGTTTGAGCTGCTGAAACAGGAGCATGAAGGcggagcagcagagcaggtggAGACCCCAGCCAGTTTCAACCAGCCACTGCAGCACAACCACACCGCAGCCGACCT ATATCTGTCCCCCATGCGCCCGGGCCTTCGC CCTCCAACCCAGCCTGCCGGCCAGACGCCTCGCCTCCCAAAGTCCAACTCTCTCAGCCTCTTCTATAAAAAAT tGTACCGCCTGGCCTACACGAGGCTGAAGATACTTTGCTCCTACCTGCTGTCCTCCCACCCTGAACTGGAGCCCATCATATGGACCCTGTTCCAGCACACTCTGCAGCACGAGCAGGAGCTGATGAGAGACCGTCACCTCGACCAG TTGATGATGTCAGCCATGTATGCCATATGTAAAGTGAAGAGTGTTGATCTGCGCTTCAAGACCATTGTGACGGCGTACAAGAACATGCCCAACACCAACCAGGAG ACCTTTAAGCATGTGTTGATCACTGAGGGCCACTATGACTCCATCATTATCTTCTACAATCAAGTGTTCATGCAGAGGCTGAAAACCAACATCCTGCAGTACGCGTCTACCAGG ccGCCCACGCTGTCTCCGATCCCACAAATACCACGCAGCCCCTACAAGTTCCCCAATTCGCCTCTACGTGTTCCTGGAAGCAACAACGTGTACATCTCCCCTCTGAAGAGCCCCCGCATGTCCCCGGGTATCATGACTCCTCGCTCCAG AATGCTGGTATCAATCGGTGAATCTTTTGGG CTGTCCAATCGGTTCCAGAAGATCAACCAGATGGTCAACAGCAGCGATCGCTCCTTTAAGAGGACTCTGGATCTCTGCACCACTCCAAAGCCTCTGAAGAGGTTACGGTTCGATGTGGACGGGCAAGATGAAGCCGACGGCAG CAAATCTGGAGGAGATTCTACACTGATACAGAAGCTTGCAGAGATGA GCTCCACTCGGAGTCGCATGCAGGAGCAGAAGATGAAGGAGGACGCAGAATCAAGAAAGGAGTAA
- the rb1 gene encoding retinoblastoma-associated protein isoform X1, whose translation MPPKKRNSGTTQSKELKPSAESGSPDKKESPELSVKKHRDKDAEFVTLCKSLHVTDPVCDRAWTLGKTVQESMDEVVDSQRMLWGACLFVSATDMDVACFTLTQVLKAVNLNVKQFLALVRKLDVNLDTISTKVNSALTRLEKKYDVTLALYQRFEKTCKKIFALASDGKERETMRSCWTMFLLAKGRALQMEDDLVISFQLLLCTLELCIKRCPPDLLQPLYKSAISKVQSPPTRTSRRNQSKAKARPLEPEVDLQLLKTLCKENECNAEEVKNVYQTSFSAFLDSLDLSRSPDFPQVNDLNQQYEEHYLKSRDVDGRLFFDEDETVLPPKVEISQVERTPKKNLPDEDTVLIPPQTPIRAAMNSIQQLRGDLTSSGDQPSTNLATYFKNCTVDPTQDVLKRLETLGQAFSQKFGEAVGPRCVVLGRQRFTLGVRLYYKVMEAMLKSEEKRLSVQNFSKLLNDSTFHTSLLACALEVVMATYGESSFKTGGYNYGGGCDPAETNVCFPWILDVVNLAAFDFYKVIESFIKVDPTLSKDIVKHLETCENLIMERIAWRTGSPLFELLKQEHEGGAAEQVETPASFNQPLQHNHTAADLYLSPMRPGLRVLPPESPATPSSQASSQPPTQPAGQTPRLPKSNSLSLFYKKLYRLAYTRLKILCSYLLSSHPELEPIIWTLFQHTLQHEQELMRDRHLDQLMMSAMYAICKVKSVDLRFKTIVTAYKNMPNTNQETFKHVLITEGHYDSIIIFYNQVFMQRLKTNILQYASTRPPTLSPIPQIPRSPYKFPNSPLRVPGSNNVYISPLKSPRMSPGIMTPRSRMLVSIGESFGLSNRFQKINQMVNSSDRSFKRTLDLCTTPKPLKRLRFDVDGQDEADGSKSGGDSTLIQKLAEMSSTRSRMQEQKMKEDAESRKE comes from the exons ATGCCACCTAAAAAGCGAAACTCTGGGACGACACAGAGCAAGGAGCTGAAGCCCAGTGCTGAAAGTGGCTCTCCAGACAAGAAGGAGAGTCCTGAGTTATCTGTTAAAAA ACACAGAGACAAGGATGCTGAGTTTGTGACCCTGTGTAAGAGCCTTCATGTGACAGACCCGGTGTGTGACCGTGCCTGGACGCTGGGGAAAACAGTTCAAGAGTCCATGGATGAAGTcgtt gacAGTCAGAGAATGCTGTGGGGggcttgtctgtttgtgtcagcGACAGACATGGATGTCGCCTGTTTCACCTTAACTCAGGTTCTGAAAGCAGTCAATCTGAA CGTAAAGCAGTTTTTAGCTCTGGTGAGGAAGTTGGATGTGAACTTGGACACTATAAGCACCAAGGTGAATTCAGCACTGACGCGGTTGGAGAAGAAGTATGACGTGACGCTGGCTCTCTACCAGAGGTTTGAGAA aaCATGCAAGAAGATATTTGCTTTGGCTTCAGATGGCAA GGAGAGGGAGACCATGCGGAGCTGCTGGACAATGTTTCTTTTGGCCAAAG gaAGGGCCCTGCAGATGGAGGATGACCTGGTCATATCATTCCAGTTGCTGCTTTGTACGCTGGAGTTATGCATCAAGCGCTGCCCTCCAGACCTTCTGCAGCCTCTTTACA aatCAGCTATCAGCAAAGTTCAGAGCCCTCCGACACGAACATCTCGTCGCAACCAGAGCAAAGCCAAAGCCCGACCTCTGGAGCCAGAGGTGGACTTGCAGCTTCTCAAAACCTTGTGCAAAGAGAATGAATGCAATGCTGAAGAG GTGAAGAATGTATACCAGACCAGCTTCTCTGCTTTCCTGGACTCACTGGATCTTTCGAGATCTCCAGATTTTCCTcag GTGAATGACCTCAACCAGCAATATGAAGAGCACTACCTCAAGAGTAGAGACGTTGATGGACGGCTGTTTTTTGATGAAGATGAGACTGTTCTTCCGCCTAAAGTCGAGAT ATCACAGGTGGAGAGAACGCCAAAGAAGAACCTGCCAGATGAAGATACTGTACTTATCCCTCCCCAGACTCCAATCAG AGCTGCCATGAACTCCATTCAGCAGTTGAGGGGTGATCTCACCTCCAGTGGGGACCAGCCATCTACTAACCTGGCTACATATTTCAAA AATTGCACCGTGGACCCGACGCAGGACGTGCTGAAGCGCTTGGAGACACTCGGACAGGCGTTCAGCCAAAAGTTTGGCGAGGCAGTCGGCCCCCGCTGCGTGGTTCTTGGCAGACAG AGATTTACCCTCGGTGTCAGACTGTATTACAAAGTCATGGAGGCGATGCTGAAATCg gAAGAGAAGCGGCTGTCAGTGCAAAATTTCAG TAAACTCCTCAATGACTCCACATTCCACACGTCACTTTTGGCCTGCGCTTTGGAGGTGGTCATGGCAACGTATGGAG AGAGCAGTTTTAAGACTGGAGGATACAACTATGGTGGTGGTTGTGACCCAGCAGAAACAAACGTGTGTTTCCCCTGGATACTGGATGTAGTCAACCTCGCCGCCTTTGACTTCTACAAAGTCATCGAGAGCTTCATCAAGGTTGACCCCACTCTGAGCAAAGACATCGTCAAGCATCTGGAGACCTGCGAGAACCTCATCATGGAGAGGATTGCATGGAGGACG GGCTCCCCGCTGTTTGAGCTGCTGAAACAGGAGCATGAAGGcggagcagcagagcaggtggAGACCCCAGCCAGTTTCAACCAGCCACTGCAGCACAACCACACCGCAGCCGACCT ATATCTGTCCCCCATGCGCCCGGGCCTTCGCGTCTTGCCTCCTGAGTCCCCGGCCACGCCCAGCTCTCAAGCGTCCTCTCAGCCTCCAACCCAGCCTGCCGGCCAGACGCCTCGCCTCCCAAAGTCCAACTCTCTCAGCCTCTTCTATAAAAAAT tGTACCGCCTGGCCTACACGAGGCTGAAGATACTTTGCTCCTACCTGCTGTCCTCCCACCCTGAACTGGAGCCCATCATATGGACCCTGTTCCAGCACACTCTGCAGCACGAGCAGGAGCTGATGAGAGACCGTCACCTCGACCAG TTGATGATGTCAGCCATGTATGCCATATGTAAAGTGAAGAGTGTTGATCTGCGCTTCAAGACCATTGTGACGGCGTACAAGAACATGCCCAACACCAACCAGGAG ACCTTTAAGCATGTGTTGATCACTGAGGGCCACTATGACTCCATCATTATCTTCTACAATCAAGTGTTCATGCAGAGGCTGAAAACCAACATCCTGCAGTACGCGTCTACCAGG ccGCCCACGCTGTCTCCGATCCCACAAATACCACGCAGCCCCTACAAGTTCCCCAATTCGCCTCTACGTGTTCCTGGAAGCAACAACGTGTACATCTCCCCTCTGAAGAGCCCCCGCATGTCCCCGGGTATCATGACTCCTCGCTCCAG AATGCTGGTATCAATCGGTGAATCTTTTGGG CTGTCCAATCGGTTCCAGAAGATCAACCAGATGGTCAACAGCAGCGATCGCTCCTTTAAGAGGACTCTGGATCTCTGCACCACTCCAAAGCCTCTGAAGAGGTTACGGTTCGATGTGGACGGGCAAGATGAAGCCGACGGCAG CAAATCTGGAGGAGATTCTACACTGATACAGAAGCTTGCAGAGATGA GCTCCACTCGGAGTCGCATGCAGGAGCAGAAGATGAAGGAGGACGCAGAATCAAGAAAGGAGTAA
- the rb1 gene encoding retinoblastoma-associated protein isoform X3, giving the protein MPPKKRNSGTTQSKELKPSAESGSPDKKESPELSVKKHRDKDAEFVTLCKSLHVTDPVCDRAWTLGKTVQESMDEVDSQRMLWGACLFVSATDMDVACFTLTQVLKAVNLNVKQFLALVRKLDVNLDTISTKVNSALTRLEKKYDVTLALYQRFEKTCKKIFALASDGKERETMRSCWTMFLLAKGRALQMEDDLVISFQLLLCTLELCIKRCPPDLLQPLYKSAISKVQSPPTRTSRRNQSKAKARPLEPEVDLQLLKTLCKENECNAEEVKNVYQTSFSAFLDSLDLSRSPDFPQVNDLNQQYEEHYLKSRDVDGRLFFDEDETVLPPKVEISQVERTPKKNLPDEDTVLIPPQTPIRAAMNSIQQLRGDLTSSGDQPSTNLATYFKNCTVDPTQDVLKRLETLGQAFSQKFGEAVGPRCVVLGRQRFTLGVRLYYKVMEAMLKSEEKRLSVQNFSKLLNDSTFHTSLLACALEVVMATYGESSFKTGGYNYGGGCDPAETNVCFPWILDVVNLAAFDFYKVIESFIKVDPTLSKDIVKHLETCENLIMERIAWRTGSPLFELLKQEHEGGAAEQVETPASFNQPLQHNHTAADLYLSPMRPGLRVLPPESPATPSSQASSQPPTQPAGQTPRLPKSNSLSLFYKKLYRLAYTRLKILCSYLLSSHPELEPIIWTLFQHTLQHEQELMRDRHLDQLMMSAMYAICKVKSVDLRFKTIVTAYKNMPNTNQETFKHVLITEGHYDSIIIFYNQVFMQRLKTNILQYASTRPPTLSPIPQIPRSPYKFPNSPLRVPGSNNVYISPLKSPRMSPGIMTPRSRMLVSIGESFGLSNRFQKINQMVNSSDRSFKRTLDLCTTPKPLKRLRFDVDGQDEADGSKSGGDSTLIQKLAEMSSTRSRMQEQKMKEDAESRKE; this is encoded by the exons ATGCCACCTAAAAAGCGAAACTCTGGGACGACACAGAGCAAGGAGCTGAAGCCCAGTGCTGAAAGTGGCTCTCCAGACAAGAAGGAGAGTCCTGAGTTATCTGTTAAAAA ACACAGAGACAAGGATGCTGAGTTTGTGACCCTGTGTAAGAGCCTTCATGTGACAGACCCGGTGTGTGACCGTGCCTGGACGCTGGGGAAAACAGTTCAAGAGTCCATGGATGAAGTc gacAGTCAGAGAATGCTGTGGGGggcttgtctgtttgtgtcagcGACAGACATGGATGTCGCCTGTTTCACCTTAACTCAGGTTCTGAAAGCAGTCAATCTGAA CGTAAAGCAGTTTTTAGCTCTGGTGAGGAAGTTGGATGTGAACTTGGACACTATAAGCACCAAGGTGAATTCAGCACTGACGCGGTTGGAGAAGAAGTATGACGTGACGCTGGCTCTCTACCAGAGGTTTGAGAA aaCATGCAAGAAGATATTTGCTTTGGCTTCAGATGGCAA GGAGAGGGAGACCATGCGGAGCTGCTGGACAATGTTTCTTTTGGCCAAAG gaAGGGCCCTGCAGATGGAGGATGACCTGGTCATATCATTCCAGTTGCTGCTTTGTACGCTGGAGTTATGCATCAAGCGCTGCCCTCCAGACCTTCTGCAGCCTCTTTACA aatCAGCTATCAGCAAAGTTCAGAGCCCTCCGACACGAACATCTCGTCGCAACCAGAGCAAAGCCAAAGCCCGACCTCTGGAGCCAGAGGTGGACTTGCAGCTTCTCAAAACCTTGTGCAAAGAGAATGAATGCAATGCTGAAGAG GTGAAGAATGTATACCAGACCAGCTTCTCTGCTTTCCTGGACTCACTGGATCTTTCGAGATCTCCAGATTTTCCTcag GTGAATGACCTCAACCAGCAATATGAAGAGCACTACCTCAAGAGTAGAGACGTTGATGGACGGCTGTTTTTTGATGAAGATGAGACTGTTCTTCCGCCTAAAGTCGAGAT ATCACAGGTGGAGAGAACGCCAAAGAAGAACCTGCCAGATGAAGATACTGTACTTATCCCTCCCCAGACTCCAATCAG AGCTGCCATGAACTCCATTCAGCAGTTGAGGGGTGATCTCACCTCCAGTGGGGACCAGCCATCTACTAACCTGGCTACATATTTCAAA AATTGCACCGTGGACCCGACGCAGGACGTGCTGAAGCGCTTGGAGACACTCGGACAGGCGTTCAGCCAAAAGTTTGGCGAGGCAGTCGGCCCCCGCTGCGTGGTTCTTGGCAGACAG AGATTTACCCTCGGTGTCAGACTGTATTACAAAGTCATGGAGGCGATGCTGAAATCg gAAGAGAAGCGGCTGTCAGTGCAAAATTTCAG TAAACTCCTCAATGACTCCACATTCCACACGTCACTTTTGGCCTGCGCTTTGGAGGTGGTCATGGCAACGTATGGAG AGAGCAGTTTTAAGACTGGAGGATACAACTATGGTGGTGGTTGTGACCCAGCAGAAACAAACGTGTGTTTCCCCTGGATACTGGATGTAGTCAACCTCGCCGCCTTTGACTTCTACAAAGTCATCGAGAGCTTCATCAAGGTTGACCCCACTCTGAGCAAAGACATCGTCAAGCATCTGGAGACCTGCGAGAACCTCATCATGGAGAGGATTGCATGGAGGACG GGCTCCCCGCTGTTTGAGCTGCTGAAACAGGAGCATGAAGGcggagcagcagagcaggtggAGACCCCAGCCAGTTTCAACCAGCCACTGCAGCACAACCACACCGCAGCCGACCT ATATCTGTCCCCCATGCGCCCGGGCCTTCGCGTCTTGCCTCCTGAGTCCCCGGCCACGCCCAGCTCTCAAGCGTCCTCTCAGCCTCCAACCCAGCCTGCCGGCCAGACGCCTCGCCTCCCAAAGTCCAACTCTCTCAGCCTCTTCTATAAAAAAT tGTACCGCCTGGCCTACACGAGGCTGAAGATACTTTGCTCCTACCTGCTGTCCTCCCACCCTGAACTGGAGCCCATCATATGGACCCTGTTCCAGCACACTCTGCAGCACGAGCAGGAGCTGATGAGAGACCGTCACCTCGACCAG TTGATGATGTCAGCCATGTATGCCATATGTAAAGTGAAGAGTGTTGATCTGCGCTTCAAGACCATTGTGACGGCGTACAAGAACATGCCCAACACCAACCAGGAG ACCTTTAAGCATGTGTTGATCACTGAGGGCCACTATGACTCCATCATTATCTTCTACAATCAAGTGTTCATGCAGAGGCTGAAAACCAACATCCTGCAGTACGCGTCTACCAGG ccGCCCACGCTGTCTCCGATCCCACAAATACCACGCAGCCCCTACAAGTTCCCCAATTCGCCTCTACGTGTTCCTGGAAGCAACAACGTGTACATCTCCCCTCTGAAGAGCCCCCGCATGTCCCCGGGTATCATGACTCCTCGCTCCAG AATGCTGGTATCAATCGGTGAATCTTTTGGG CTGTCCAATCGGTTCCAGAAGATCAACCAGATGGTCAACAGCAGCGATCGCTCCTTTAAGAGGACTCTGGATCTCTGCACCACTCCAAAGCCTCTGAAGAGGTTACGGTTCGATGTGGACGGGCAAGATGAAGCCGACGGCAG CAAATCTGGAGGAGATTCTACACTGATACAGAAGCTTGCAGAGATGA GCTCCACTCGGAGTCGCATGCAGGAGCAGAAGATGAAGGAGGACGCAGAATCAAGAAAGGAGTAA
- the rb1 gene encoding retinoblastoma-associated protein isoform X4: MPPKKRNSGTTQSKELKPSAESGSPDKKESPELSVKKHRDKDAEFVTLCKSLHVTDPVCDRAWTLGKTVQESMDEVVDSQRMLWGACLFVSATDMDVACFTLTQVLKAVNLNVKQFLALVRKLDVNLDTISTKVNSALTRLEKKYDVTLALYQRFEKTCKKIFALASDGKERETMRSCWTMFLLAKGRALQMEDDLVISFQLLLCTLELCIKRCPPDLLQPLYTISKVQSPPTRTSRRNQSKAKARPLEPEVDLQLLKTLCKENECNAEEVKNVYQTSFSAFLDSLDLSRSPDFPQVNDLNQQYEEHYLKSRDVDGRLFFDEDETVLPPKVEISQVERTPKKNLPDEDTVLIPPQTPIRAAMNSIQQLRGDLTSSGDQPSTNLATYFKNCTVDPTQDVLKRLETLGQAFSQKFGEAVGPRCVVLGRQRFTLGVRLYYKVMEAMLKSEEKRLSVQNFSKLLNDSTFHTSLLACALEVVMATYGESSFKTGGYNYGGGCDPAETNVCFPWILDVVNLAAFDFYKVIESFIKVDPTLSKDIVKHLETCENLIMERIAWRTGSPLFELLKQEHEGGAAEQVETPASFNQPLQHNHTAADLYLSPMRPGLRVLPPESPATPSSQASSQPPTQPAGQTPRLPKSNSLSLFYKKLYRLAYTRLKILCSYLLSSHPELEPIIWTLFQHTLQHEQELMRDRHLDQLMMSAMYAICKVKSVDLRFKTIVTAYKNMPNTNQETFKHVLITEGHYDSIIIFYNQVFMQRLKTNILQYASTRPPTLSPIPQIPRSPYKFPNSPLRVPGSNNVYISPLKSPRMSPGIMTPRSRMLVSIGESFGLSNRFQKINQMVNSSDRSFKRTLDLCTTPKPLKRLRFDVDGQDEADGSKSGGDSTLIQKLAEMSSTRSRMQEQKMKEDAESRKE; the protein is encoded by the exons ATGCCACCTAAAAAGCGAAACTCTGGGACGACACAGAGCAAGGAGCTGAAGCCCAGTGCTGAAAGTGGCTCTCCAGACAAGAAGGAGAGTCCTGAGTTATCTGTTAAAAA ACACAGAGACAAGGATGCTGAGTTTGTGACCCTGTGTAAGAGCCTTCATGTGACAGACCCGGTGTGTGACCGTGCCTGGACGCTGGGGAAAACAGTTCAAGAGTCCATGGATGAAGTcgtt gacAGTCAGAGAATGCTGTGGGGggcttgtctgtttgtgtcagcGACAGACATGGATGTCGCCTGTTTCACCTTAACTCAGGTTCTGAAAGCAGTCAATCTGAA CGTAAAGCAGTTTTTAGCTCTGGTGAGGAAGTTGGATGTGAACTTGGACACTATAAGCACCAAGGTGAATTCAGCACTGACGCGGTTGGAGAAGAAGTATGACGTGACGCTGGCTCTCTACCAGAGGTTTGAGAA aaCATGCAAGAAGATATTTGCTTTGGCTTCAGATGGCAA GGAGAGGGAGACCATGCGGAGCTGCTGGACAATGTTTCTTTTGGCCAAAG gaAGGGCCCTGCAGATGGAGGATGACCTGGTCATATCATTCCAGTTGCTGCTTTGTACGCTGGAGTTATGCATCAAGCGCTGCCCTCCAGACCTTCTGCAGCCTCTTTACA CTATCAGCAAAGTTCAGAGCCCTCCGACACGAACATCTCGTCGCAACCAGAGCAAAGCCAAAGCCCGACCTCTGGAGCCAGAGGTGGACTTGCAGCTTCTCAAAACCTTGTGCAAAGAGAATGAATGCAATGCTGAAGAG GTGAAGAATGTATACCAGACCAGCTTCTCTGCTTTCCTGGACTCACTGGATCTTTCGAGATCTCCAGATTTTCCTcag GTGAATGACCTCAACCAGCAATATGAAGAGCACTACCTCAAGAGTAGAGACGTTGATGGACGGCTGTTTTTTGATGAAGATGAGACTGTTCTTCCGCCTAAAGTCGAGAT ATCACAGGTGGAGAGAACGCCAAAGAAGAACCTGCCAGATGAAGATACTGTACTTATCCCTCCCCAGACTCCAATCAG AGCTGCCATGAACTCCATTCAGCAGTTGAGGGGTGATCTCACCTCCAGTGGGGACCAGCCATCTACTAACCTGGCTACATATTTCAAA AATTGCACCGTGGACCCGACGCAGGACGTGCTGAAGCGCTTGGAGACACTCGGACAGGCGTTCAGCCAAAAGTTTGGCGAGGCAGTCGGCCCCCGCTGCGTGGTTCTTGGCAGACAG AGATTTACCCTCGGTGTCAGACTGTATTACAAAGTCATGGAGGCGATGCTGAAATCg gAAGAGAAGCGGCTGTCAGTGCAAAATTTCAG TAAACTCCTCAATGACTCCACATTCCACACGTCACTTTTGGCCTGCGCTTTGGAGGTGGTCATGGCAACGTATGGAG AGAGCAGTTTTAAGACTGGAGGATACAACTATGGTGGTGGTTGTGACCCAGCAGAAACAAACGTGTGTTTCCCCTGGATACTGGATGTAGTCAACCTCGCCGCCTTTGACTTCTACAAAGTCATCGAGAGCTTCATCAAGGTTGACCCCACTCTGAGCAAAGACATCGTCAAGCATCTGGAGACCTGCGAGAACCTCATCATGGAGAGGATTGCATGGAGGACG GGCTCCCCGCTGTTTGAGCTGCTGAAACAGGAGCATGAAGGcggagcagcagagcaggtggAGACCCCAGCCAGTTTCAACCAGCCACTGCAGCACAACCACACCGCAGCCGACCT ATATCTGTCCCCCATGCGCCCGGGCCTTCGCGTCTTGCCTCCTGAGTCCCCGGCCACGCCCAGCTCTCAAGCGTCCTCTCAGCCTCCAACCCAGCCTGCCGGCCAGACGCCTCGCCTCCCAAAGTCCAACTCTCTCAGCCTCTTCTATAAAAAAT tGTACCGCCTGGCCTACACGAGGCTGAAGATACTTTGCTCCTACCTGCTGTCCTCCCACCCTGAACTGGAGCCCATCATATGGACCCTGTTCCAGCACACTCTGCAGCACGAGCAGGAGCTGATGAGAGACCGTCACCTCGACCAG TTGATGATGTCAGCCATGTATGCCATATGTAAAGTGAAGAGTGTTGATCTGCGCTTCAAGACCATTGTGACGGCGTACAAGAACATGCCCAACACCAACCAGGAG ACCTTTAAGCATGTGTTGATCACTGAGGGCCACTATGACTCCATCATTATCTTCTACAATCAAGTGTTCATGCAGAGGCTGAAAACCAACATCCTGCAGTACGCGTCTACCAGG ccGCCCACGCTGTCTCCGATCCCACAAATACCACGCAGCCCCTACAAGTTCCCCAATTCGCCTCTACGTGTTCCTGGAAGCAACAACGTGTACATCTCCCCTCTGAAGAGCCCCCGCATGTCCCCGGGTATCATGACTCCTCGCTCCAG AATGCTGGTATCAATCGGTGAATCTTTTGGG CTGTCCAATCGGTTCCAGAAGATCAACCAGATGGTCAACAGCAGCGATCGCTCCTTTAAGAGGACTCTGGATCTCTGCACCACTCCAAAGCCTCTGAAGAGGTTACGGTTCGATGTGGACGGGCAAGATGAAGCCGACGGCAG CAAATCTGGAGGAGATTCTACACTGATACAGAAGCTTGCAGAGATGA GCTCCACTCGGAGTCGCATGCAGGAGCAGAAGATGAAGGAGGACGCAGAATCAAGAAAGGAGTAA